The genome window GAACTTCGCGCGCTGCTACGGCGAGACAGCGGGCTCCGTGGGAGGGCAGCTCGCCGTCATCTTCGTCGTGTCGCTGGGCGCGCCCACCGCCTCGCCGCGAGAGGCGGTGCTGCGAGGCGCGGCATTGCTGCTGGGGGGCCTGTGGGCGATGGCGCTGTCACTGCTGCTGTGGCCGCTCAGACCCTATCGCCCCGCGCGCCGGGCGGTGGCGCAGGTGTACGCGGGGCTCGCGATCGCGGCGGAGGACCTGGGAAGGGCCACGAGGGATGGAGCCACGGCCGAGTCGTGGGCAGCGGGGCTGAAGCGCCACGCGCGGATCCGCCCGGACATCGAACGGGCACGCGACGTGCTCGCGGCCACGCGGCGCGGGAGGCCGGACGAGTCCCGGCGCGGCGAACACCTGCTGGTGCTGGTGGAGCTGGTGGAGCCCATGGTGGCGCTGCTCAGCGCGCTGGCTGAAGCCATGCAAGTGGTGGGGCGCGACCCGCACATGCACGCCACGCGCGAACGGGTCATCAAGCTGTGCGAGGCCTTCGGCGCGATGGACCAATGGGTATCGCGAGCGCTGCGACAGGAGCGCAACGAGGGCATGCGCGAGCCGCCCCGGCTGGCGCTGAGACCCCGTCGCCGGCAGCCCGCGAGGATGGCCGTGCCCCCGGTGCGGCAAAGCGCGGAGGGGCCGCTGTCCACGCACGTCGCCACGCTGCTGGACCGGCTGCGCGAGCACGCGGGTGTGGCGCACGAGACGGCGTCGGGCCTGCTCTTCGGAGACCCGGTGTCGGCGCGAGGCAAGGGCACGGTGGGCGGTCCCAGACAGGCGCCGGGGTTCTCCCTGTGGCGGCCGATTCGCGACCACCTGCACGCGGACTCGGTGGTGCTGCGGCACGCGCTGCGCACGGGGATGGTGGCTACGGCGGCGCTGGGGCTGACGAGGGCGTTGCAGGTGGGCGACGCGCACTGGGTGAGCCTCGTGGTCATCTCCATCCTCCAGCCCTACGCGGGCAGCACGGAGGAGCGCGTCCTCCAGCGCACGCTGGGGACGCTGGTGGGCGCGAGCCTGGCGGCGCTCATCGCGACCACGGTGCACACGCCGCCGATGATGATTGGCGTCATCAGCGTGCTGACGGCCATCTCCGTGGCGCTGCTGCCGCTGAACTTCGGCGCGTTCCAGGTCCTGCTCACGCCGGATTATCTCTTGATGGCCACGCTCAGCTCCGGGGACTGGACGGTGGCGTCGCAGCGCTCGCTGGGCGTGCTCATCGCGGGGGCACTGGCGCTGGTGGGCTCCTGGACGCTGTGGCCCAGCCCGGAGCGCCGCCGCTTCCCGGACGCGGCGGCCTCCGCCCTGCGCGCGGACGGGAAGTACCTGCAACAGCTGGTCACGCACCGCAGCGGCACGGAGCCCGCGGTGAACGAGGAGCGCCGCCGCCTGGACCAGGCGCTGCTGGAGGCGGAGTCATCCTTCCAGCGGCTGATGACGGAGTACCGGGGCCCGCCCGGGCACCTGGAGCCGGGCATGGCGCTGCTCACCTACGCGCGCAGGTTCGCGCTGGCGGTGACGGCGCTGGGCACAGGGCGCTTCGATGGGAGGACCGCAACAGTGCTGCCGCAGCAGCTGGCGCAGCGGGCCAGCGACAGCCTGGAGCTGCTCGCCAGCGCATTGCAGGAGCGGCGCGAGCCCCCGCCCCTACCGGCCCTGGCGCTGCCACGCACCAGTGACGACCCCGTGCTGGGCGCGCTGCTGGAGCGCGTGCCCCGGCAACTGGGCATCCTGCACGGCGCGGTGGCGCGGATCAGCGAGGATCCGTCGCTGCGCTGACGGACTTGGGCGGGGCGCAGGCGGACTGGTAGTCCTGGAGCTTGCGCTGAAAGCGCTCCCGTTCCGGCGCGGGCCATTCCGCGGGCAGCAGCTCCACGGCCTTCTGTTGTTCGGCCAGTGCGGCGGTGCACTGTTTCAGCCCGAACTGCGCGGCGGCGGCGGTCTCCAGCACATAGGGATTGTGGCTGCGTCGTACGAAGGGACGCACCGCGCTGAGGGCCGGCGCATACTGGCCTGACTGCACGAGCTGCCACGCGGCCTCGCTGGCGGCCCACCCACTCCTGGGCGCCAGGAACCAGGCGCGGGTGACGGCCTGGGGATAGAGCGGATCCTCTGGAGCATGCTTCGCGAGCTCCCGGGCCAGGTTGAGCCATGCCGAACGGCTCTCGGGGTTCTGGCGGACCCGCAGCCGGGCCCAGTCCAGTTCTTGATGCCTGTTCAACGTGATCCCCTGCGGAACGAAGCGCACGTTGAAGGTGTATTCGACACTCACGGGGTGCCCCGAAATGGTCGCGGGACGGTATCGAGCCAATTGAAGCGCCGCGAGGTTCTGCTCGATGCCGGGAAGTCGAGCCCCTTCCACGACCGTGCAGTCACGCACCTGGCCATCCGTGCCGATGCGGCACTGGAAGACCATGAATGCGAACGCGCCTTGCCTGAGGAACGCCTCGGGATAAGTGAAGGCCGCCGGCGAGCTCGGCTCCGGACGGGTGAACGCCCCGGACGTGAACGTGCAAGCTTCGGCGAACTCCGCTGCACACGCGGCAGAGATGTCCCGGAATGCGCTGAGGACGGCCTCCTCTCCGGGGGTGCCCCGCAGCGTCTTGACCGCCTTCTCGAAGACGAGAGGCGCCTGTGCTGGATCCAGTTTAGGCGCCGGTCGCGGCGCGACCTCGTCCCCTATCGCGAGGTCCCAGAGCCCCGTCGACGGGAGGCCCCGCTTCGACTGAACGTCCTCCATGGCGGACATCAGATGGCCATGACTCGCGGGCAGGGTCGGGACGCCCGAATGGGCACATCCAGTGAATCCAAGCAGCAGGGACAGGAACAGCCAGCTCCAACGCATGGCCCGGCACTCTAGACCGCGAGGCGGCGCTGGATGAAGTGGCCCCGGGAACAACCCGGGTCGCCGCGAAGCTGCGTATCCTTGAGTGGAACTACTTCCCGAACGTACCTGGAGCTGTCTGCTTGAAAGACGCCTCGAACGACACGGCCGCGGGATGGCCCCGGAACACCCTGCGCGCGTTGCCCATCCTGGTGCTCGTAATGGCCTCGGCGTGCGCGGCGGACAAGTCCTTCCAGCGGGACGCCTCCTGGGCGTCGCACTTCACCGAAGCGGCCGAGCGCATCGAGGCCCGGGCCCGCGCGGTGGGCCTGTCCCGGCTGCACGACGTGCGCGCGGAGCAGGCGGAGCTGCGTGGCTGGATGGAGAGGCTGTCGAAGGAGATGGCTCTGGGCGGCCCCGAGGCGCAGGGGCCCGGGCACTACGCGCTCGGGTGCGGGGCACGCGCGTTGGGCCAGGACGCGGAGGCACGGACGCACCTGGAGGCCGCCTGGAACGCGGGCTTCCGCGAACCCCACGTGGCGTGGGCCCGGGCGCAGGCACTGAGCGAGCACTACCGCGTGCTGCGGCTGGCGGCGGTGGCCACGCCGGACACGGATGAGCGCAAGGTGCGGGAGGAGGACGCGGAGCGCCAGTACCGGGAGCTGGTGCTCACGCTGCTGCGGCAGGCCGCGGGGGCGGAGGTTCCGTCGGCGGACTTCGGCGCGGCGCTCATCGCGTTGCACGAGGACCGCCTGGACGCGGCGCTCGCGCTCCTGGAGTCCGTGGGCACGCGGCATCCGTGGTTCGTGGAAGCGCGGCTGCTGCGCGCGGACGTGTTCCTGCTGCGCGCCGCCCGACGCTGGGGCAAGGACGACAAGGTCCATGCCCGCGAGGACCTGATGGCCGGACGCCAGGCGCTCACGGAGAGCGCGACCACCGCGGAGAGCTTCGCGCCGGCCCACCTGGCGCGGGCCCGCTTCGAGACCGCGGCGATGAACCTCACCCGTCCCGACTTCTCCGGCGCCGTGCTGCTGCTGACCGGCGGCGACCCGGGCCCGGCGAAGTGGGGCGTCGAAGCGCTGGACCTGGCGGCCCGGGTGGATCCCGGCAACCCCGGGTTCGCCTGCGAGAAGGCGCGCTTCCTCAACATGGTGGCGGAGCGTCCGGACCGCGACGAGCCCTTCTCCGGAGCCCTGCGCCAGGATGCCATCAAGGCCGCGAAACACGTCCTGGAGCTGGATGCGGAGAGCACGTGTGGCCGCGCGGAGTGGAGCCTGGCGTTCGTGCAGGAGACGGAGGAAGCCTCGAGGAATGGCACCAGTGGGAGCTACCAGCTCAAGGACGCCCTGGAGTTGCTGGAGACCACGCCGCTGTACGCACAGGATTTCGCGTACCAGCTGCTCCGCGCCCGGCTCCTCGGTGCCTGGGCGGACAACCTCTCCCAGTTGGCCAGGCTCCAGCCCGGGTCGCCTGGCGCGGAGCGCCGGGATCAAGCCATCGAAGCCTACCGGAGCGCGCTCGCGTTGGAGGCGCGCATCCCGACGTACTGGGTCCGGCTGGGGGAGCTGCTCCTGGCCCGGGGGACGGATCCGGCGACGAAGGACGCCAGCGCGGACCTGGAGCAGGCGGAAGCAGCCTGGGGGAAGTCCGTCAGGGTCAACACGAGAGCCCCCGAGGTGTGGCTCCTGGAGGCACGCATCCGCGTGGCGCAGGCCCAGCGGCAACGGGCCCGCGGGGAAGTGGCCGGGCCGATCCTGGAGAAGGCCGTGGCCTTCCTCGACTCCGAATTCATCCGCCAGAGGCGCAATCCCGACCTGCAGCACGAACTGGGGCGGATCCGGATGGAGCAGGCGGAGGAGACCTGGGAGCACGGAGGCGATCCCAGCGCGCTGCTCGACCAGGCGGAGGCGGCCTATACCCAGGCGGCGAAGCTGTCTCCCACTCAGGGCAGACTCGGGCAGGCGGCGGTCCGTGTGGCGCGAGCGGAGTACGCCTGGCGCCGGGGAGCGGATCCCACCGAGGAGGCGGCCCGGGCGGAAGCGCTCTACCGCCAGACGCAGCCCTACCTCCAAGCGCAGAAGGATGAGCAATTCGCGGGCATCGATAAGGCGGCCCACCTCCAGGCGCGACACCTGCTGGAGCAGGGCCGTGATCCAGAGCCCACGCTCATGCGTCCGCGCAAGGACGACGGGCTGGAGTGGCTCAGCCGTGATCGCGTCGTGCATCACCGGGCCACCGGCGAGTTCTTCCGTCTGATGGCCCGCCATTCGGCGCGCACGGATCCCCAGAAGGCGGAAGAGCAGTTCAAGGGCGCGGAGCAGAACTACGACGAGGCCCTCAAGGTCGAGCCCTCGAATCAGGAGGTCCGTTTGGAGGAGGGCCACCTGTTCCGAGAGTGGGCAGTGGCGCGCAAGGCCGCGAAGCAGGATCCGGAGCCGCCGCTGGCACGGGGGCTCACACTCGCGGACGCATTGCTCGCGGAGAGGCCCAACTGGCCCGAAGCCCTCTTGCTGCGCGCGGCGCTCCTGCGCACGAAGGACCCGGCTTCAGCCCAGGCCCGCGAGGACCGGGACGCCGCGCTGAAGGCCAATGCCAACCTCGCGCCCGGCTGGAAGCGGCAGTTCCCCGAGGACCCGCCGCTCAATCCCTGAGCGCGAACCAGCGCTGGATGGAATGGCCCCGGGGAACAACCTGTGTCGTCGCGAAGCTGCGTATCCTGGACTGGAATTTCTTCCCGATCGCACCTGGAGCGGTCTGCTTGAAAGACGTCTTGAACATCGCGCCTCATGGTGTGTCCCGGAGCGCGGTGCTGGCCCTGCAGCTCCTCTGGTTGGTCGCGGCCTCGGCCTGCGCGTCGAACAAAGCCTCCCAACAGGACACCTCCTGGGCCTCGCACTTCGCCTTCGAGGCCGAGCGCATCGAGGCGCGGGCCCGCGCGGTGGACCTGGCCCGGGTGCACGACGTGCGCGCGGAGCAGGCGGAGCTGCGCGGCTGGATGATGACGCTGTCCAAGGAGATGACGCTCGGAGGCGCCGAGGCCCAGGGGCCCGGGCATGCCGCGCTCGGGCGGGGGGCGCTGGCCCTGGGCGACCTGGACGCGGCCATCGAGCACCTGGAGGCCGCATGGAGCGCGGGCTTTCGTGAGCCCTCGGTGGTGTGGGCCCGGGCCCTGGCGCTCAGCCAGCGCTACCGCGAGCAGTGCATCACGGCGTTGACGGTGCTGGATCCGGAGGAGCGGAGGGTGCGCGAGCAGGACACGGAACGTCAGCACCGCGAGCCGGTGCTCGCCCTGCTCCGTCAGGCCCGCGAGAAGGAGGCCCCGTCGGCGGATCTCCTCGCGGCGCTCATCGCCTTTCATGAGGGCAGGCTGGACGCGGCGGCCGCCCTGCTGGAGCCCATGACCGCCTCGCATCCCTGGTTCGTCGAGGCGCCACTGCTGCGCGCGGATGTGCTGCTGCTCCGCGCCGCCCAGCTGTGGGAGGAAGGACAGGAGGGCGCGGCCCGGGCGCGGCTGGAGCACGGCCGCGAGGCCCTCGCCGCGGCCAGGACCACGGCGGAGAGCCAGATGCAGGCGTACCTGGCGCAGGCGCGCTTCGAGTCCGCCGTCATCGCCGTCATCCGGACCGACCCGCCCGGCACCGTGCCGTTGACCTACGAAGCGGGTCTGGGGCCCGCGGGCAGTGCGCTCGGCGCCCTGGACATCGCGTCCCGGCTGGACCCCGCCGCCCCCGCACCGCCCTGTGAGCGGGCACGAATGTTCAATGCCCTGGCTGAGCATCCGCGTCGCAAGGATCACTTCCAGGGCCATCTGTTCAACGAAGCGGTCGAGACCACCGACGCGATATTGGCCCGGGACCCCACCAGCCGCTGCGCCTACATGGAACGGATCCGGACCCAGGTGTCCCAAGCGGAGAGGGCGAGGCAGGAAGGTTACGGCCCGGATATGCCCAAGGAGCAGGATCTGTTGAAGGCCGTGCCCCCAGCGGGGCGGGACCTCGCGTTCCACCTCCTGCACGCCCGGGTCCTCGGACTCTGGGTGATCATCGAGAACGACTGGGGACATACCCGGGTCGGTGACCGGCACGGCGCGCACCGCGACCAGGCGCTCGACGTCTGGCGGACCATCCTCGCGCTCGAAGCGCGCATCCCCGCGTATTGGATCCAGTTCGGGGAGCTGCTCGTGGAGCGGGGCATGGACCCGTTGATGGAGGACGGCGCCGCGGACCTGGAACAGGCGGAAGCCGCCTGGGCCAAGGCAAGCACCCTGCGCACGAAGGCTCCCGGGTTGTGGCTGCTGGGAGCTCACGTCCAGATGGCGAAGGCCCTGCGAAGCCGGGCCCGGGGTGAGGAGTCCGGGAAGGCGTGGGAGACCGCCAGGGCACGCCTCCGCGACGGGCTCACCCAGCAGCCCCAGGAATCGTCCATGCATCACGCCCTGGGGCGGATCCTCCTGGAGCAGGCGAAGGAGCGTTGGGCACACGGAGGCAATCCCGCGGAGCTGCTCGACGCGGCGGAGGCGGCACAGGCGGTAGCCACGAAGCTGGACTCCGGACATGGCCCCGGGGTGCTGGGGCGGGCGGACATCGCCGCGCTCCGAGCGGAGTACGCCTGGCGGCGAGGAGAGGATCCCTCCCCCGACGTGGACAAGGCCGAAGCCCTCTACGCGCAAGCCATGTCCGAGGGACCCACGAAAACGGAGGCCATCCTGGGCCTCCTGCAGGTGCTTCAACCCCAGGCGCGCTACGAGTTGGAGCAGGGCCGGGATCCAGAGCCCGCCCTCGACCGGCGGAGGAAGTCCATCGACCTGAGGGCCATGCTGACCGTGCACAAGCGCGTCTCCTACCTGCGAACCCTCGGGGAGGACACCCTCGTACAGGCCCGATGGGTTGCTCGGACGGATCGGCCTCAGGCGGAGACGCTTTTCAACTACGCGCTGGCGGCCCTGACCGAAGCCCTGGGACAGCAGCCTCGGAGTCAGGAGGCCCGTCTGGCCATGGGTGAGTTGAACCGGTACCGGGCGGTGGCGATGAAGGCCGCGGGGCAGGACGCGGAGCCCTTGCTGGCAAAGGGGCTCGCGCTGGCCGACGCATTGGTGAATGAGCGCCCGAACTGGCCCGAAGCCCTGTTGCTTCGCGCGGCGCTCCTGCGCACGAAGGATCCGGCCTCGGCCCAGGCCCGCGCGGACCGCGATGCGGCGCTGAAGGTCAATGCCAACCTCGCGCCCGGATGGGTGCGTCAGTTCCCCGAGGATATGCCCAAGGTGCCTTGAGCGTGGCGATTCAGTGCGTCGCGCAAGCAAAATGCCCATGACCGCGTAAGGCTTTGTATCCTGGAATGGCACACGTTCCGGCCCGTCACGGAACGCACCAGGAGCCGCGCCATTGAATGACGTCCCGAGCAAAGCCACCTCTGGAAGGTCCAGGAGCGGCGTGCTGGCCTTGCAGGTCCTGCTAATCATTGCGGCAACGGCCTGCGCGGCGGACAGGCAATCCCAGCGGGACACGACCTGGGCCGCGCACTTCATCAGCGCCGCGGAACGCATCGAGGCCCGGGCCCGCTCGGTGGGCATGGCCCGCCTGCACGACGTGCGCGCGGATCAGGCGGAGCTGCGCGGCTGGATGGCAACCGTCTCCACGGAGATGGCCCTCGGAGGCGCGGAGGCCCAGGGGCCCGGACACTACGCGCTCGGGTGCGGGGAACGGGTCCTGGGTCGCGAAACGGAAGCGCTCGCACAGTTGGAGGCGGCCTGGAGCGCAG of Corallococcus exiguus contains these proteins:
- a CDS encoding FUSC family protein; translated protein: MRHRLRRHLQSLLRVDPGRPALWAGIRAAVATALPLCLSFLTTVPQAGWAGLTGLLVTLADKGGSYRVRARVMGVVTVLGALVGLLAAPAGHTYVVDATLLLLGVTAANFARCYGETAGSVGGQLAVIFVVSLGAPTASPREAVLRGAALLLGGLWAMALSLLLWPLRPYRPARRAVAQVYAGLAIAAEDLGRATRDGATAESWAAGLKRHARIRPDIERARDVLAATRRGRPDESRRGEHLLVLVELVEPMVALLSALAEAMQVVGRDPHMHATRERVIKLCEAFGAMDQWVSRALRQERNEGMREPPRLALRPRRRQPARMAVPPVRQSAEGPLSTHVATLLDRLREHAGVAHETASGLLFGDPVSARGKGTVGGPRQAPGFSLWRPIRDHLHADSVVLRHALRTGMVATAALGLTRALQVGDAHWVSLVVISILQPYAGSTEERVLQRTLGTLVGASLAALIATTVHTPPMMIGVISVLTAISVALLPLNFGAFQVLLTPDYLLMATLSSGDWTVASQRSLGVLIAGALALVGSWTLWPSPERRRFPDAAASALRADGKYLQQLVTHRSGTEPAVNEERRRLDQALLEAESSFQRLMTEYRGPPGHLEPGMALLTYARRFALAVTALGTGRFDGRTATVLPQQLAQRASDSLELLASALQERREPPPLPALALPRTSDDPVLGALLERVPRQLGILHGAVARISEDPSLR
- a CDS encoding energy transducer TonB, yielding MRWSWLFLSLLLGFTGCAHSGVPTLPASHGHLMSAMEDVQSKRGLPSTGLWDLAIGDEVAPRPAPKLDPAQAPLVFEKAVKTLRGTPGEEAVLSAFRDISAACAAEFAEACTFTSGAFTRPEPSSPAAFTYPEAFLRQGAFAFMVFQCRIGTDGQVRDCTVVEGARLPGIEQNLAALQLARYRPATISGHPVSVEYTFNVRFVPQGITLNRHQELDWARLRVRQNPESRSAWLNLARELAKHAPEDPLYPQAVTRAWFLAPRSGWAASEAAWQLVQSGQYAPALSAVRPFVRRSHNPYVLETAAAAQFGLKQCTAALAEQQKAVELLPAEWPAPERERFQRKLQDYQSACAPPKSVSAATDPR
- a CDS encoding tetratricopeptide repeat protein; this encodes MKDASNDTAAGWPRNTLRALPILVLVMASACAADKSFQRDASWASHFTEAAERIEARARAVGLSRLHDVRAEQAELRGWMERLSKEMALGGPEAQGPGHYALGCGARALGQDAEARTHLEAAWNAGFREPHVAWARAQALSEHYRVLRLAAVATPDTDERKVREEDAERQYRELVLTLLRQAAGAEVPSADFGAALIALHEDRLDAALALLESVGTRHPWFVEARLLRADVFLLRAARRWGKDDKVHAREDLMAGRQALTESATTAESFAPAHLARARFETAAMNLTRPDFSGAVLLLTGGDPGPAKWGVEALDLAARVDPGNPGFACEKARFLNMVAERPDRDEPFSGALRQDAIKAAKHVLELDAESTCGRAEWSLAFVQETEEASRNGTSGSYQLKDALELLETTPLYAQDFAYQLLRARLLGAWADNLSQLARLQPGSPGAERRDQAIEAYRSALALEARIPTYWVRLGELLLARGTDPATKDASADLEQAEAAWGKSVRVNTRAPEVWLLEARIRVAQAQRQRARGEVAGPILEKAVAFLDSEFIRQRRNPDLQHELGRIRMEQAEETWEHGGDPSALLDQAEAAYTQAAKLSPTQGRLGQAAVRVARAEYAWRRGADPTEEAARAEALYRQTQPYLQAQKDEQFAGIDKAAHLQARHLLEQGRDPEPTLMRPRKDDGLEWLSRDRVVHHRATGEFFRLMARHSARTDPQKAEEQFKGAEQNYDEALKVEPSNQEVRLEEGHLFREWAVARKAAKQDPEPPLARGLTLADALLAERPNWPEALLLRAALLRTKDPASAQAREDRDAALKANANLAPGWKRQFPEDPPLNP